Proteins from one Halopseudomonas pelagia genomic window:
- a CDS encoding DUF3820 family protein, whose protein sequence is MNPEDLPLLLERQMPYGKYQGRVIADLPGHYLNWFAREGFPRGEIGRLLALMQEIDHNGLSYLLDPLRKAPPQRRSRSPS, encoded by the coding sequence ATGAACCCAGAAGATCTACCGCTGTTGCTCGAGCGTCAAATGCCCTATGGCAAATACCAGGGCCGAGTCATCGCCGACTTGCCCGGACATTACCTTAACTGGTTTGCCCGTGAGGGATTTCCGCGCGGGGAGATAGGTCGCTTACTCGCGCTTATGCAGGAAATCGATCATAACGGGCTTTCCTACCTACTGGATCCGTTGAGAAAAGCGCCGCCGCAGCGACGTTCAAGGTCGCCGAGCTGA
- a CDS encoding glutathione S-transferase N-terminal domain-containing protein, which translates to MIVKALRNGLGNIIIFVDFLTRPAKMKRSAEDQAEVERAAAALSLYQFRACPFCIKTRRTLHKLNLPVTLRDAKNNQQDRQTLLEQGGKIQVPCLRIDEAGGTTWLYDSKAIDDYLQERFAAA; encoded by the coding sequence ATGATTGTTAAAGCACTTCGTAATGGATTGGGAAATATTATCATTTTTGTCGATTTTCTGACTCGTCCGGCCAAGATGAAGCGTTCGGCCGAGGACCAGGCGGAAGTAGAGCGGGCAGCGGCTGCCTTGAGTCTGTACCAATTTCGTGCCTGTCCTTTTTGTATCAAGACTCGGCGTACGCTGCACAAACTCAACCTGCCGGTAACGCTGCGCGATGCCAAGAATAATCAGCAGGACCGTCAGACGCTACTGGAGCAAGGTGGCAAGATTCAAGTGCCGTGCCTGCGAATAGACGAGGCGGGTGGCACTACCTGGCTATATGACTCCAAAGCCATTGATGATTATCTCCAAGAGCGATTCGCAGCGGCTTGA
- a CDS encoding TetR/AcrR family transcriptional regulator: MGAPSRHRSNILNAAVTLFRRRGYAATGLADILQHSGAPKGSLYHYFPQGKEQLGEEAALLAGAVVSQTLRKLGEEHCSAADVMRAYGKLLAGWLEASAFEDGCPLATTLLETTPQSTRMAAAGQQAFNQWTAEIRHLLEHQGADAETARRLAQLAIATIEGALIQARVESSARPVLESTEEIAFLMEARLARIG; encoded by the coding sequence ATGGGCGCCCCCTCAAGACATCGCAGTAATATTCTGAATGCCGCCGTTACGCTATTCCGCCGCCGCGGATATGCGGCCACAGGGCTTGCTGATATTTTGCAGCACAGTGGTGCGCCCAAAGGTTCGCTGTATCACTACTTCCCCCAGGGAAAGGAGCAGCTGGGCGAGGAGGCGGCACTGCTGGCAGGGGCCGTTGTCTCGCAAACCTTGCGAAAACTGGGCGAGGAACATTGCTCGGCGGCTGACGTGATGCGTGCTTATGGCAAGCTGCTCGCCGGTTGGTTGGAAGCTTCTGCTTTTGAAGATGGCTGCCCGCTGGCCACTACCTTGCTGGAAACCACTCCGCAATCCACTCGAATGGCCGCGGCCGGGCAACAGGCATTTAACCAATGGACCGCTGAAATCAGGCATTTGCTCGAACACCAGGGCGCCGATGCCGAAACCGCCAGGCGGCTCGCGCAACTGGCCATTGCGACCATCGAAGGCGCATTAATTCAGGCACGGGTCGAATCCAGCGCCAGGCCGGTGCTGGAATCCACCGAAGAAATTGCCTTCTTAATGGAAGCGCGGCTGGCCAGGATTGGCTAA